One part of the Melioribacteraceae bacterium genome encodes these proteins:
- a CDS encoding glycosyltransferase family 2 protein: MLKISSIIIAKNEELNIKRCLDSQIGVIDDIVLIIDSSTSDNTFKIASAYPGIHCEVVEWKGYAETKNYALGLARNDWIFWIDADEEITEELRSELDEFKQSNPVYSAYSVARRAFFLGRWIKHSGWYPSRVVRLFNKNFARFNSKSVHEGLEVKGGTGILKNDLNHFTDPSIEHYFCKFNSYTSLAAKDLYEKKRKVSVGDFLIRPVFLFFKMYILRLGFLDGIHGLILALFSSAYVFTKYAKLWELNRKIK, encoded by the coding sequence TTGTTAAAAATATCCTCCATAATAATTGCCAAGAACGAGGAATTGAATATAAAGCGATGTCTCGATAGTCAGATCGGTGTTATTGATGATATCGTTCTTATTATTGATTCAAGCACTTCAGATAATACATTCAAAATCGCTTCGGCTTATCCCGGCATCCATTGTGAAGTTGTTGAATGGAAAGGGTATGCCGAAACAAAAAATTACGCGCTCGGACTTGCACGTAACGATTGGATTTTCTGGATAGATGCAGATGAAGAAATTACAGAAGAACTACGATCGGAGCTGGATGAATTTAAGCAGTCCAATCCCGTATACAGCGCATATTCGGTAGCTCGCAGGGCATTTTTCCTTGGCAGGTGGATAAAACATAGTGGCTGGTACCCTTCGAGGGTTGTGAGGCTCTTTAATAAGAATTTTGCCCGTTTTAATAGTAAGTCGGTTCATGAAGGTCTTGAGGTCAAAGGCGGGACCGGTATTCTTAAGAACGATCTGAATCATTTTACGGATCCTTCAATTGAACATTATTTCTGCAAATTCAATTCCTATACATCACTTGCGGCAAAAGACCTTTATGAAAAGAAGAGGAAAGTCTCTGTCGGTGATTTTTTGATAAGACCGGTTTTTCTTTTTTTCAAAATGTATATCTTACGACTAGGATTTTTAGACGGGATACACGGATTAATCCTGGCTCTTTTCTCGTCGGCATATGTTTTTACCAAGTATGCAAAACTTTGGGAACTAAATAGAAAAATAAAATGA
- a CDS encoding O-antigen ligase family protein — translation MTQTISPVINKFDRVLFAFILIFLASMTNSIFLNQIGYFGALFLILARWYKTRENKFFRTGLEIPFILFLTAELVSALFSINQSQAFTIFFKRLVLIPVVYMIAASADSDEKAKLYFKVFVVAALLTVVVYLGIAYRHYILQLYRLESKGPSVFQYVMTAGGLMSFIVIILFAFLVNEKTELKYRVLIMISFLISSAALISSYTRAAWLGAFAGILFILLIKKYWKLLTLLAGAFILLLFVSEKESKIWSINPDSIEKEQISFNTEGRAVSFYKSGSFIYVADYEKGVSVYNMSGNLLHSNPTEAPATRIELWKPGFVLIYLIDSRFHIGELFGEGEIKLTAASQTPGLTRDLEFNNSSFYTADFDSGLTVYNNPLDLSDRIRYPHLEGIARVSADSSGIATYDIKRSLLSVYEYDNDESLKLIDTVTVKTPTYYVWKFGQTLLFQTDKNLLHFQLQEDSLTKIDEYDIQGIFRIDKSDSSMFGATVGGRFYNIGLNNEEIKFDLILDVGKNITDFASDGNRLIYSTLKLNRLASIIDPYHETNIERLHLWRTGFKILADYPLFGVGDIDLGQIYSEYKPEYVKENYGHLHNNYIHFLVILGIAGFIIVVYLLYSIFALNLKIYKHLKDIPFSSSYSLGTLGAFTGFLVSGLAEWNFGDQEIITMVWFTLGLNIAFYKTYIRDGINRNRE, via the coding sequence TTGACACAAACAATTAGTCCGGTTATAAATAAGTTCGATCGAGTGCTGTTTGCGTTCATACTCATTTTTCTGGCAAGTATGACCAATTCCATCTTTCTCAATCAGATCGGATATTTCGGCGCACTGTTTCTGATACTTGCCCGATGGTATAAAACTCGTGAAAATAAATTTTTCCGTACAGGTCTGGAAATTCCTTTCATCCTATTTTTAACTGCAGAGCTGGTGTCGGCTCTATTTTCTATAAATCAATCTCAGGCGTTTACAATATTTTTCAAACGATTGGTTCTTATTCCCGTAGTTTACATGATAGCTGCTTCGGCCGACAGCGACGAGAAGGCGAAACTCTATTTTAAGGTCTTTGTTGTTGCTGCTCTATTAACCGTAGTTGTCTATCTCGGGATTGCATACCGCCATTATATATTACAACTCTACCGTCTTGAATCGAAAGGTCCTTCGGTTTTTCAATATGTTATGACCGCAGGCGGATTAATGAGTTTTATTGTAATAATACTTTTTGCGTTTCTGGTTAATGAAAAAACAGAATTGAAGTACAGAGTGCTTATCATGATCTCATTTCTGATCTCTTCAGCAGCACTTATTTCGAGCTATACCAGAGCGGCCTGGCTCGGTGCATTTGCCGGAATACTTTTCATCCTCTTGATCAAAAAATACTGGAAGCTTCTAACTCTTCTAGCAGGAGCCTTTATATTGCTCCTTTTTGTCTCGGAGAAAGAGAGTAAAATCTGGTCAATTAACCCGGATAGTATTGAAAAAGAACAGATCTCATTTAATACTGAGGGAAGAGCGGTTAGCTTTTATAAGTCCGGCTCATTTATATATGTTGCTGATTATGAGAAGGGTGTATCAGTTTATAATATGTCGGGTAATCTGCTTCATTCAAATCCGACTGAAGCGCCGGCAACCAGAATAGAACTTTGGAAACCTGGATTTGTACTTATCTACCTAATCGATTCCCGTTTTCATATCGGCGAATTATTTGGGGAAGGGGAAATTAAACTGACTGCCGCCTCGCAGACACCCGGATTAACCCGGGATCTGGAATTCAACAATTCCTCCTTCTATACTGCCGATTTCGACAGCGGACTGACAGTTTACAATAATCCACTCGATTTGAGCGATAGAATCCGTTACCCGCATCTGGAAGGAATTGCCAGGGTGAGCGCCGACTCTTCCGGAATTGCAACCTATGATATTAAAAGAAGTCTCCTTTCGGTGTACGAATATGACAATGACGAGTCGCTCAAACTTATCGATACGGTTACGGTTAAAACGCCCACGTACTATGTGTGGAAATTTGGTCAGACATTATTATTCCAGACCGATAAGAATCTTCTTCATTTTCAATTACAGGAAGATAGTTTAACAAAAATTGATGAATATGATATTCAGGGAATATTCAGAATTGATAAAAGTGATAGTAGCATGTTCGGTGCTACTGTAGGAGGCAGATTTTATAATATCGGATTGAATAATGAAGAAATTAAATTTGATCTGATCCTGGATGTCGGGAAAAATATAACCGACTTTGCCTCAGATGGCAACCGGCTGATTTACAGTACTCTCAAATTAAACCGCCTGGCCTCCATTATCGATCCTTACCACGAAACAAATATTGAACGTCTGCATCTCTGGAGAACAGGATTTAAAATTCTTGCCGATTATCCTCTCTTTGGAGTTGGAGATATCGACCTCGGCCAAATCTATTCGGAATACAAGCCGGAATACGTTAAAGAGAATTACGGTCATCTTCATAATAATTATATCCACTTCCTTGTAATTCTGGGTATTGCCGGTTTTATTATAGTTGTTTATCTCCTCTATTCAATTTTTGCTCTAAATCTCAAAATCTATAAACATTTGAAAGACATTCCATTCTCATCTTCATATTCTCTCGGGACTCTTGGTGCGTTTACAGGATTTTTAGTCTCGGGCCTCGCAGAATGGAATTTCGGCGACCAGGAAATTATTACCATGGTCTGGTTTACACTTGGACTTAATATTGCTTTCTATAAAACGTATATTAGAGACGGCATTAATAGAAATCGGGAGTGA
- a CDS encoding HDIG domain-containing protein, which produces MRQSLRLKILIIIVTIILIVMMFPRGESIESDVTVGSVWIKDDLIASTTFEVLKSSDIFEKEKIQAASRVQPIFLRDNSISSLTIDSVRKYNRIIPNLIDSRKIEGESPNTAFLSNNSFDVFSRFKRRAASFNGVRTYSLTEVLRLSRDLLERVYQRGLLNLSYKEINRDSISVRDGKFEHVFPKTLYLDREVANEYIRGFITLNIGTNNDLNEAVTEYVSYFLKPNLIYSYELTNTAIQNAKDKVPRNVGIVNENERIVAKHDRITPEVKLKIDSYRIAKGEEIGFWSRLAQNIGKFTHIFVILILLIIYVYLFRKRIYNDNLKILLISIIILFISFITYLIYNLNVSAPVEFLVIVPVASMLLTIIFDSRVGFYGTIVISLIVGGLRGNDYVFAIMNIVAGGLSAYTVRDIKNRTQIFRSFFYILVGYVLSIIAFSLERFASFDQMLVSFAFAASNALISPVFTYGLIIFIERIFKITTDLTLLELTDFNHPLLKDLAHNAPGTFNHSMVIGTLVETTAEATGANPILARVGAYYHDIGKSLDPASFVENQINSENIHEKLTPERSVELIRNHVEKGITLAQKSDLPQEIIDFIPMHHGTMIISYFYEKAKELYGEENVEVDNFRYPGPKPNTKETALVMLADACESTVRSVSESDPQKVGNIINNLINARVDDGQLDDAPLTFKDLSKIRESFHKILIGQHHKRIRYPKQEELESDKDDD; this is translated from the coding sequence ATGAGACAGAGTCTTCGACTCAAAATTCTGATAATCATCGTTACAATCATTCTGATTGTTATGATGTTTCCCCGGGGAGAATCGATTGAGTCGGATGTGACTGTTGGTTCTGTCTGGATAAAAGACGATCTAATTGCCTCCACTACCTTTGAAGTTCTTAAAAGCAGCGATATTTTTGAAAAAGAAAAAATACAGGCTGCCTCAAGAGTTCAGCCGATTTTTCTAAGGGATAACAGCATTTCCTCGCTTACAATCGACTCTGTACGTAAATATAACCGTATTATACCAAACCTTATCGACTCAAGAAAAATTGAAGGAGAATCTCCGAATACAGCTTTCCTTAGCAATAATTCGTTTGATGTTTTTTCACGTTTCAAGAGAAGAGCCGCCTCGTTTAACGGCGTTAGGACATATTCGCTAACAGAGGTGCTTCGTCTATCGAGGGATCTTCTCGAAAGAGTATATCAGAGGGGACTGCTTAATCTATCTTACAAAGAGATTAACCGGGACAGCATTTCGGTTAGAGACGGAAAATTCGAACACGTGTTCCCGAAAACGCTCTATCTCGACCGTGAAGTAGCAAATGAATACATACGCGGTTTTATTACACTGAACATCGGGACAAATAACGATTTAAATGAAGCTGTTACTGAATACGTCTCCTATTTCCTTAAACCGAATCTTATTTACAGTTACGAGCTGACCAACACGGCGATTCAAAATGCAAAGGATAAAGTTCCGCGCAACGTCGGTATCGTCAATGAAAATGAAAGAATTGTTGCAAAGCACGACCGAATTACACCCGAAGTTAAACTGAAGATCGATTCTTATAGAATTGCTAAAGGGGAGGAGATCGGTTTCTGGTCCCGGCTAGCCCAGAATATCGGTAAATTCACTCACATTTTCGTAATTCTGATTCTTCTCATAATCTATGTCTATTTATTCAGAAAGAGAATTTATAACGATAATCTTAAGATTCTTCTTATTTCAATAATTATTCTCTTCATCAGTTTTATTACCTACCTGATATATAACCTGAATGTATCCGCGCCGGTAGAATTTCTTGTAATTGTTCCGGTTGCCTCGATGCTTCTAACTATCATTTTTGATTCCAGAGTCGGTTTTTATGGTACAATAGTTATCTCTTTGATTGTCGGCGGATTAAGAGGTAACGATTATGTCTTCGCAATAATGAATATTGTGGCCGGCGGACTATCGGCCTATACGGTTAGAGATATTAAAAACAGAACCCAAATCTTCCGGTCATTCTTTTATATTCTTGTTGGATATGTGTTAAGTATAATTGCATTCAGTCTGGAAAGATTCGCGTCATTCGATCAGATGCTGGTCAGCTTTGCTTTCGCTGCATCCAATGCTCTTATCAGTCCGGTGTTTACATACGGACTCATTATTTTCATTGAGCGGATTTTCAAAATAACCACCGATCTAACACTGCTTGAGCTAACCGATTTCAACCATCCGCTGCTAAAAGATCTGGCGCATAACGCGCCCGGTACATTCAATCATTCAATGGTGATAGGAACTCTTGTAGAGACAACCGCAGAAGCAACAGGTGCTAATCCAATCCTTGCACGTGTCGGAGCTTATTATCACGACATCGGGAAATCACTGGACCCGGCAAGTTTTGTTGAGAATCAGATCAATTCGGAAAATATTCACGAGAAACTCACACCGGAAAGAAGTGTTGAACTGATCCGGAATCATGTTGAAAAGGGAATAACTCTGGCTCAGAAAAGTGATTTACCCCAGGAGATAATTGATTTTATCCCAATGCATCACGGTACAATGATTATTTCTTATTTCTACGAAAAAGCTAAAGAGCTTTACGGCGAGGAAAATGTTGAAGTCGATAATTTCCGCTACCCCGGACCTAAGCCGAATACAAAAGAGACAGCACTGGTTATGCTTGCCGATGCCTGCGAATCGACTGTTCGATCCGTTTCGGAAAGTGACCCGCAGAAAGTCGGAAACATTATTAATAATCTTATTAATGCCCGGGTGGATGACGGGCAGCTCGACGACGCCCCTCTGACTTTCAAGGATTTAAGCAAAATCCGGGAATCGTTTCACAAAATTCTTATCGGTCAGCATCATAAACGAATCCGGTATCCAAAACAGGAAGAACTTGAATCTGATAAGGATGACGATTAA
- a CDS encoding NAD(+)/NADH kinase, which produces MIGIIPNIDKPDIVGTLTRIVEDLHKNNLDYVISSSILQFGSSFNSILKESRYVPIEDLIRSSHIVISIGGDGTMLTTAFTVRNNSTPILGVNIGKLGFLAEFDVNSFSEFIPEIRDKNYVIEDRMALVGTIEESSSIELYAINDIVIDKGPWQKMIELTVKVDDDYVSTFSADGVIIATPTGSTGYSLSTGGPVVNPRADVITLCPIAPHTLTMRPLVISSDQKVTILVKSLHQKIQVSCDGQRVHSYNSPSAIHIFKSDKPFKLVHSSKTNYFEILRNKLYWGLDVRKTNNSG; this is translated from the coding sequence ATGATTGGAATAATCCCGAATATCGATAAACCTGATATAGTAGGTACGCTTACGCGGATTGTTGAGGACCTTCATAAAAATAATCTTGATTATGTTATAAGCAGTTCTATCCTCCAATTCGGAAGCAGTTTTAATTCAATCCTTAAAGAATCCAGATACGTCCCAATTGAAGATCTAATTAGATCATCACATATAGTGATCTCCATAGGCGGGGACGGAACTATGCTCACTACTGCTTTTACTGTCAGGAACAATTCAACTCCGATACTTGGCGTAAATATCGGTAAGCTAGGATTTTTGGCCGAGTTCGATGTAAATAGTTTTTCTGAGTTCATACCGGAAATAAGGGATAAGAATTATGTTATTGAAGACCGAATGGCACTTGTTGGAACTATTGAAGAATCTTCGTCTATTGAATTATATGCAATTAACGATATCGTAATTGATAAAGGTCCCTGGCAGAAAATGATAGAGCTTACCGTAAAAGTAGACGATGATTATGTCTCTACATTCTCGGCCGACGGAGTAATAATAGCAACGCCGACAGGCTCAACCGGATATTCACTTTCAACGGGAGGCCCGGTAGTTAATCCCCGCGCGGATGTGATAACGCTTTGTCCAATTGCTCCACATACACTTACTATGCGCCCGCTGGTGATATCAAGCGATCAGAAGGTTACCATACTTGTTAAATCACTGCATCAGAAAATACAGGTTAGCTGCGACGGTCAGAGGGTTCATTCATATAATTCTCCTTCAGCAATTCATATCTTTAAAAGCGACAAACCTTTTAAACTGGTCCACTCCAGTAAAACAAATTATTTCGAGATACTTCGCAATAAACTTTACTGGGGACTCGACGTAAGAAAAACCAATAATTCCGGATAG
- a CDS encoding HAD-IIB family hydrolase, with product MISKDVLSRIKLVVFDLDGTILDDNGNLDGDTVVLVNKLKNTGVQFSIATGRLHSAVLDFVDTLTLELPLITLDGTLIKNPVSGEVIHQSTLPEKIVVKALALAERYFLKIALCHGDAIYYTEENSVIQNLLEKFGARYVFINSYDGYTRDTLEIVMTGDYSDLVRQASNKLSFPYTFGVRNSFYKSQSHGGIYYLEIRKMGSSKGEGLIKLCRHLGIKIKNTAVIGDWYNDKSLFENDSLKIAVANAVPEIKRLSDMVTKRTNNEGGVNEFLKLLLKAKS from the coding sequence ATGATTTCTAAAGATGTATTGAGTAGAATAAAACTTGTAGTTTTCGACCTGGATGGTACAATCCTGGATGACAATGGTAATCTGGACGGCGATACTGTTGTGCTTGTTAATAAATTGAAGAATACGGGCGTTCAATTTTCCATCGCTACAGGAAGACTACACAGCGCTGTTCTCGATTTTGTCGATACACTTACTCTCGAACTTCCTCTGATAACTCTGGATGGCACATTAATAAAAAATCCCGTCTCCGGTGAAGTTATCCATCAATCAACTTTGCCCGAGAAAATCGTGGTCAAAGCATTGGCTCTTGCCGAACGGTATTTCCTGAAAATAGCATTATGCCATGGCGACGCAATCTATTATACTGAGGAGAATTCCGTTATTCAAAATCTATTGGAAAAATTCGGCGCCAGGTATGTATTTATCAATTCTTATGACGGGTACACAAGAGATACACTCGAAATAGTAATGACAGGAGACTATAGCGACCTCGTCCGCCAGGCTTCCAATAAACTTTCGTTCCCGTATACATTCGGCGTAAGAAATTCCTTTTATAAATCACAAAGTCACGGCGGAATCTATTATCTTGAAATTAGAAAAATGGGGTCTAGTAAAGGTGAGGGACTGATAAAACTCTGCAGGCATCTCGGAATTAAAATTAAAAATACCGCCGTTATTGGCGACTGGTATAACGATAAATCATTATTTGAAAACGATTCTTTGAAAATCGCTGTTGCAAATGCCGTTCCTGAAATAAAAAGGCTTTCCGATATGGTGACAAAGAGAACAAATAATGAGGGAGGGGTAAACGAATTTTTAAAATTATTGCTAAAAGCTAAATCATAA
- a CDS encoding ABC transporter transmembrane domain-containing protein, protein MKTYLRILSYVKPYWKHLSASVLFSIFQALLNGASIYLAIPLLDTLFQQAGVAAVGSQNVQQDLGQKASGWLSSIINDVINYFKSLIFSGTTSEILLKICILIVIAFLGKNLFGYLQSYYLAFVEQGMIRDLRNESYRHLHKLPMSYFKNEKTGNLISRITNDVNMVNTSVSAVFLNMIREPLTIIVFIAIAVSISWQLTLFSFIVLPFSLIIISYIGLILRKQSGLLQQKMADITTNLHETITGVKIVKAFGMEDYENKKFFGETNKFFRLVLKITRIRNISSPVTEFLSVIVGVVIIYFGAQLVLVDKTIKPSEFITFLFAIFQLMPPVKELSSVNNRIQESSAAADRIFEILDTEPGIKNAEKPVKISSFKDRIVFENVSFLYEDSGEAVLDRISLEVKRGSVLAIVGSSGAGKTTMVDLLPRFYDPTSGRILLDDIDIKQIRLEDLRRLMGIVTQETVLFNESVRSNIAYGLDDYPEEKLIEAAKAANAHNFIMELPKGYDTVIGEKGTKLSGGQRQRISIARALLKNPPIMILDEATSSLDNESEVLVQEAIERLMFDRTTFVIAHRLSTIRNSDRIIVLDRGRIVQDGKHEALLADEKGIYRKLYELQFRD, encoded by the coding sequence ATGAAAACATATTTAAGAATTCTCAGCTACGTAAAACCTTACTGGAAGCACCTTTCGGCATCAGTTTTATTCTCCATTTTTCAGGCATTACTTAACGGAGCATCGATCTACCTTGCCATTCCCCTCCTCGATACATTGTTTCAGCAGGCGGGAGTTGCTGCCGTCGGTTCACAAAATGTTCAGCAGGATTTAGGGCAAAAAGCAAGCGGCTGGCTTAGTAGTATTATAAATGACGTTATTAATTATTTTAAAAGTTTAATATTCAGCGGAACAACTTCAGAAATACTTCTTAAAATCTGCATCCTCATTGTTATCGCATTCCTCGGTAAAAATCTTTTCGGGTACCTTCAATCGTATTACCTTGCGTTTGTAGAGCAGGGGATGATACGTGATCTAAGGAATGAATCCTACCGTCATCTTCATAAACTTCCAATGAGCTATTTTAAGAACGAAAAGACGGGAAACCTTATCTCCCGGATAACAAACGATGTTAATATGGTTAATACAAGCGTCTCGGCGGTTTTCCTGAATATGATACGCGAACCGTTAACTATAATCGTGTTCATTGCAATTGCAGTCTCTATCAGCTGGCAGCTCACTCTCTTTTCTTTTATCGTCCTTCCGTTTTCTCTTATCATTATAAGTTACATCGGATTGATCCTGCGGAAGCAGAGCGGATTGCTTCAGCAGAAAATGGCTGATATTACTACAAATCTTCACGAAACCATAACCGGTGTTAAAATTGTTAAAGCATTCGGAATGGAGGATTATGAGAATAAAAAGTTTTTCGGGGAGACAAATAAATTCTTCAGACTTGTTCTTAAGATAACTCGAATTCGAAACATATCTAGCCCGGTTACCGAATTTTTAAGTGTTATTGTAGGTGTAGTTATTATTTATTTCGGTGCTCAGCTTGTACTGGTTGATAAAACAATTAAGCCGAGTGAGTTTATTACATTCCTCTTTGCTATCTTTCAACTGATGCCACCTGTAAAAGAATTAAGCAGCGTTAACAACAGAATCCAGGAATCGAGCGCGGCGGCCGACAGAATCTTTGAGATTCTCGATACGGAACCGGGAATTAAGAATGCTGAGAAACCGGTTAAAATCTCTTCATTTAAAGACAGAATTGTATTTGAAAATGTCTCCTTCCTTTATGAAGATTCAGGTGAGGCCGTACTCGACCGGATAAGTCTGGAAGTTAAAAGAGGTTCGGTTCTTGCAATTGTTGGAAGCAGCGGGGCCGGTAAAACTACTATGGTAGATCTATTACCGCGGTTCTACGACCCTACTTCCGGAAGGATCCTTCTGGATGATATTGATATAAAACAGATCCGGCTTGAAGATCTAAGAAGGCTGATGGGAATTGTTACTCAGGAAACAGTTCTTTTCAACGAATCGGTCAGGAGCAACATTGCATACGGTCTTGATGATTATCCAGAAGAGAAATTGATTGAGGCGGCAAAAGCCGCCAACGCGCATAATTTTATTATGGAACTCCCGAAAGGATACGATACGGTTATCGGCGAGAAAGGTACAAAACTCTCCGGCGGGCAGAGACAGCGTATTTCTATTGCGCGGGCTCTCCTTAAAAATCCACCGATAATGATACTTGATGAGGCAACTTCCTCTCTCGATAACGAATCGGAAGTTCTTGTTCAGGAGGCAATCGAACGGCTGATGTTCGACCGTACAACATTTGTAATCGCTCATAGACTTAGCACAATCAGGAATTCCGACAGGATTATTGTGCTCGATAGGGGCAGAATTGTCCAGGACGGCAAACACGAAGCCCTGCTGGCCGACGAGAAAGGGATCTATCGGAAATTATATGAACTTCAGTTCAGAGATTGA
- a CDS encoding thioredoxin family protein, with translation MKKTFLFLILFGMVITAQEKNKLISDQRSGKTILIGFCDRKAFADTNFAWWYDSEYQNYEIDKGVVDSINSKLDNLSITIVMATWCSDSRREVPRFFRILDELNYDTDNLKMICVDRKKESPEGNVQSMDIKFVPTFIFNRGGTEIGRIIETPKISLERDLKEIVYR, from the coding sequence ATGAAAAAAACATTTCTCTTTCTGATTCTTTTCGGTATGGTTATCACAGCACAGGAAAAGAATAAATTAATTAGCGATCAACGTTCAGGTAAAACGATTCTGATTGGATTCTGCGACAGAAAGGCTTTCGCAGATACAAACTTTGCATGGTGGTACGATTCAGAATACCAGAATTATGAAATAGATAAAGGAGTTGTCGATTCTATTAATAGTAAATTAGATAATCTCTCTATCACAATTGTTATGGCAACCTGGTGCAGCGACAGCCGCAGGGAAGTCCCGCGGTTCTTCAGAATACTGGATGAATTGAATTACGATACAGATAATCTCAAAATGATCTGCGTCGACAGAAAAAAAGAGAGCCCCGAAGGAAATGTTCAGTCGATGGATATCAAATTTGTTCCCACATTTATTTTTAACCGGGGTGGTACTGAGATTGGTAGAATAATTGAAACACCAAAAATTAGTCTGGAAAGGGATCTTAAAGAAATTGTTTATAGATAA
- the xerD gene encoding site-specific tyrosine recombinase XerD produces the protein MEEFLKEYLTILRFEKNLADNTIKSYENDIKSFLDYCFNSNVTDLNNLTANDLTRFFEQQRRIGKDSSTSARYMSSIKGFFSYLIDNGYIELNPTEKLMSVKKSRKLPTVLSFDEVEKILNIPDTSEITGLRDKALLELFYSSGLRVSELINIKINDLFFNDEVIRVLGKGSKERIVPVGSSAINWITEYLKRSRPYLEKKSVSQNFLFLNKRGTRLSRMWIWKIIDRCAKDAGITKEIHPHTFRHSFATHLLEGGADLRAVQEMLGHADISTTQIYTHIDREYVKQVHKDHHPRG, from the coding sequence ATGGAAGAATTCCTGAAAGAATATCTTACCATTTTACGCTTTGAGAAAAATCTTGCCGATAATACTATCAAATCGTATGAAAACGATATAAAAAGTTTTCTGGATTATTGTTTTAACAGTAATGTAACCGATCTTAATAATCTTACTGCAAATGATCTGACTCGATTTTTTGAGCAGCAGCGTCGGATAGGGAAAGACAGTTCCACCTCAGCAAGGTATATGTCATCAATAAAGGGATTCTTCAGCTATCTTATTGATAACGGATATATTGAATTGAATCCGACTGAAAAACTGATGTCCGTTAAAAAATCACGGAAGCTGCCAACTGTTCTCTCTTTCGATGAAGTAGAGAAAATTTTGAACATCCCCGATACTTCTGAAATTACTGGCTTGAGAGATAAAGCACTTCTGGAATTATTCTACTCGTCAGGCTTGCGGGTATCGGAACTTATCAATATTAAAATCAACGACCTTTTTTTTAATGATGAAGTAATAAGGGTGTTGGGCAAAGGATCCAAGGAAAGAATAGTTCCTGTTGGAAGCAGCGCTATCAACTGGATTACAGAGTATCTTAAAAGGTCCCGCCCGTATCTCGAAAAAAAATCGGTAAGTCAGAATTTTCTGTTCCTTAATAAAAGGGGTACAAGACTTTCAAGAATGTGGATCTGGAAAATAATCGACCGGTGCGCGAAAGATGCAGGTATTACCAAGGAAATTCACCCGCATACATTCAGACATTCATTTGCAACCCACCTTCTGGAAGGAGGAGCAGATCTCAGAGCCGTTCAGGAAATGCTCGGTCATGCCGATATATCAACCACTCAGATTTATACGCATATAGACCGTGAATATGTAAAACAGGTTCACAAAGATCATCATCCCAGAGGTTGA